In Lewinellaceae bacterium, a single window of DNA contains:
- a CDS encoding tetratricopeptide repeat protein translates to MQRIINQSFSLAKKVLSLETGKMRGIGFALLLLLFSLSGAGQPGIDSLKALLEKELADSARIDILLSLSSNSSNQEEALDFATEASQLAEKNALKGRQALALKNIAVAYYRQGNYVRALEFYKQSVELYRADNDPAGISNILNNIGAIYNAQGDDAKALEYFLDALRYGEEAENPLRIGTALLNVGVAYINKPENYDQGIEALKRAVPAFEKIDYQLGIGVAYSNLGEVFLKKEEPDSALYYLERSKEIITGIGDDSWLAFTLNLIGKAYIQGGNYEQAVQTHLKAIETAERQDSRLELGWATLGLANSYQAQKKYALALRTYLGAEAIFSELGVKEGLKDAYKGMADTYESTGDYQNAYSYHKLYSNFKDTLYNVATAEEVKNLTLTYDLEKKEAEIERLSVENKLQEAEIQKAQVLRNFFIALVLFFLIVAAGIVVQFRITRKSRERKQALDRQTQLNEQLQQIDRLKDQFLANTSHELRTPLNGIIGLADALIDGTAGQLPKKAIYNLEMVASSGRRLANLVNDILDFSKLKNYDIQLNRKPTNLYALVDIVMKMNAPLVKGKGLRLLNAVPDGLPAVDGDDSRLQQILYNLVGNAIKFTESGHVKVDAVEKEIPFSARATAGKKMIQISVEDTGIGIPEDKLEAIFQDFEQGDGSISRAYSGTGLGLSISKRLVELHGGRIWVESTPGQGSTFFFTLPASGEKAAAIIPAAELSSVMDYAPEPAAVAETATNGSPVAGQPGAIQILVVDDEPINQQVLLNHLSDKHYELTQAMNGEEAIRAVQTGKKFDLVLLDVMMPRMSGYEVCQKIREKYLPSELPVIMVTAKNQVENLVEGFHLGANDYIAKPFTKAEFLARIKTHLNLHRINLATSKFVPNEFLRSLGRDNITEVLLGDHIEKEVTVFFSDIRNYTRLSEQMSPEDNFRFVKGVNKRMGPYIQENKGFINQYLGDAIMAIFPHNPADALRASVQMQLELHAYNQERINKKRQKIKIGMGMHAGPLVMGVIGDQNRMDAATIADTVNIASRVENLTKYYGASILLTKSCLQSIPDPEAFHLRYLGEVRVKGKEKSIGIYECYDGDPPELRQAKVKSQSDFDEGLQYFLAGSFSEAALAFEQVLKENKDDQVAHNFYGRSFTFASEGAPDNWSGVEEFFNKW, encoded by the coding sequence ATGCAACGGATTATAAACCAAAGCTTTTCCCTGGCGAAAAAAGTGTTGTCTCTGGAAACAGGGAAAATGAGAGGCATTGGATTTGCTTTATTGCTGCTATTGTTCTCTTTATCCGGTGCCGGCCAACCGGGTATAGACAGCCTTAAAGCCCTGCTGGAAAAGGAATTGGCCGATAGCGCCCGTATTGATATCCTGTTGTCGCTAAGCAGCAACAGCTCCAATCAGGAGGAAGCCCTGGACTTCGCCACGGAAGCCAGCCAGTTGGCTGAAAAGAACGCGCTTAAAGGCCGGCAGGCGCTGGCTTTGAAGAATATTGCGGTAGCGTACTACCGCCAGGGCAATTACGTCCGGGCGCTGGAGTTTTACAAACAATCGGTAGAATTGTACCGGGCGGATAACGACCCTGCCGGGATCAGCAATATCCTGAACAACATCGGGGCCATTTACAACGCCCAGGGGGATGACGCCAAAGCGCTGGAATATTTCCTGGATGCGCTCCGGTACGGCGAAGAAGCGGAGAACCCGCTCCGGATCGGCACGGCCTTGCTCAACGTCGGCGTGGCCTACATCAACAAGCCAGAGAATTATGACCAGGGCATCGAGGCCCTGAAACGCGCGGTGCCGGCGTTTGAAAAAATCGATTACCAATTGGGCATCGGCGTGGCCTACAGCAACCTGGGGGAGGTTTTCCTGAAAAAGGAAGAGCCGGATTCCGCGCTTTACTACCTGGAGCGGTCGAAAGAGATCATCACCGGCATCGGCGACGACTCCTGGCTTGCTTTTACGCTCAACCTCATCGGCAAGGCCTACATCCAGGGCGGCAATTATGAACAGGCCGTCCAAACCCACCTGAAAGCCATTGAAACAGCCGAGCGGCAAGATTCGCGGCTCGAATTGGGCTGGGCTACCCTCGGGCTGGCCAACTCTTACCAGGCGCAAAAAAAATATGCGCTCGCCCTGCGCACTTACCTCGGGGCCGAAGCGATTTTTTCCGAATTGGGGGTTAAAGAGGGGCTAAAAGACGCCTATAAAGGCATGGCGGATACCTACGAAAGCACAGGAGATTATCAAAATGCCTACAGCTACCACAAACTCTACAGCAATTTTAAAGATACCCTGTATAATGTAGCGACTGCCGAAGAGGTGAAAAACCTCACCCTGACCTATGACCTGGAAAAAAAAGAGGCGGAAATTGAGCGGCTCAGCGTGGAGAATAAACTCCAGGAGGCGGAAATACAGAAAGCGCAAGTATTGCGCAACTTTTTCATCGCGCTGGTCCTCTTCTTTCTGATCGTAGCGGCGGGCATCGTGGTGCAGTTCAGGATAACGAGGAAGAGCCGGGAACGGAAACAGGCGCTGGACCGGCAAACCCAGCTCAACGAGCAGTTGCAGCAAATCGACCGGCTAAAAGACCAATTCCTGGCCAATACCTCGCATGAACTCCGCACGCCTCTCAACGGCATCATCGGCCTGGCCGATGCCCTCATCGATGGCACGGCCGGCCAACTGCCGAAGAAAGCCATCTACAACCTGGAGATGGTTGCCTCCAGCGGAAGGCGCCTGGCCAATTTGGTGAATGACATCCTGGACTTCTCCAAACTCAAAAACTACGATATCCAACTCAACCGCAAACCCACCAACTTGTATGCCCTGGTGGATATCGTGATGAAAATGAACGCTCCTTTGGTCAAAGGCAAAGGCCTTCGGCTGCTGAACGCCGTGCCGGATGGCCTGCCTGCGGTTGACGGGGATGACAGCCGGCTGCAACAGATCTTATACAACCTGGTTGGCAACGCCATCAAATTTACGGAAAGCGGGCACGTCAAAGTCGACGCCGTCGAAAAAGAAATCCCGTTTTCCGCCAGGGCTACGGCAGGCAAAAAGATGATCCAAATATCCGTCGAAGATACCGGCATCGGCATTCCGGAAGACAAGCTGGAGGCCATCTTTCAGGACTTTGAACAGGGAGACGGCTCCATTTCCAGAGCCTATTCCGGCACCGGGCTTGGCCTGAGCATATCCAAGCGGCTGGTGGAGTTGCACGGCGGCAGGATATGGGTGGAATCGACGCCAGGGCAGGGTTCTACTTTTTTCTTCACCTTGCCCGCCTCTGGCGAAAAAGCGGCGGCGATCATTCCAGCGGCGGAGCTTTCCAGCGTTATGGACTACGCCCCGGAGCCTGCGGCTGTGGCGGAAACCGCCACAAACGGCAGCCCGGTAGCCGGCCAGCCCGGCGCCATTCAAATCCTGGTCGTCGACGACGAACCCATCAACCAGCAAGTGCTCCTCAACCATCTTTCTGATAAGCACTATGAGCTGACGCAGGCCATGAATGGGGAAGAGGCCATCCGGGCTGTGCAAACCGGCAAAAAATTCGACCTTGTGCTGCTGGATGTCATGATGCCCCGAATGTCCGGTTATGAAGTTTGCCAGAAGATCAGAGAAAAATATCTTCCTTCAGAACTGCCTGTCATTATGGTCACAGCCAAAAATCAGGTGGAAAACCTGGTTGAGGGCTTCCACTTAGGCGCCAATGACTACATCGCCAAACCCTTTACCAAAGCTGAATTCCTGGCCAGGATCAAGACGCATCTCAATTTACACCGCATCAACCTGGCAACGAGTAAATTCGTGCCCAATGAATTCCTGCGCTCCCTGGGCCGGGATAACATTACCGAAGTCCTGCTCGGCGATCATATTGAGAAGGAGGTGACTGTTTTCTTTTCCGACATTAGGAACTATACGCGCCTTTCGGAACAAATGAGCCCGGAGGACAACTTCCGCTTCGTCAAAGGGGTAAATAAACGCATGGGCCCCTACATTCAGGAAAACAAAGGGTTCATCAACCAGTACCTGGGCGATGCGATCATGGCGATCTTTCCCCACAACCCTGCCGATGCGCTGAGGGCGTCGGTCCAGATGCAACTGGAGCTCCATGCCTACAATCAGGAGCGGATCAACAAAAAACGGCAAAAGATAAAGATCGGCATGGGGATGCACGCCGGGCCCCTCGTTATGGGCGTCATCGGCGACCAGAACCGCATGGACGCCGCCACCATCGCCGATACGGTGAACATCGCCTCCCGGGTGGAAAACCTCACCAAATATTACGGCGCCTCCATCCTTCTCACCAAGAGTTGCCTGCAATCCATACCCGACCCGGAGGCTTTCCACCTCCGGTACCTGGGCGAGGTGAGGGTCAAAGGGAAAGAAAAGTCCATCGGCATTTATGAATGCTACGACGGCGACCCTCCGGAACTCCGGCAAGCCAAAGTGAAAAGCCAAAGCGATTTTGATGAGGGGCTGCAGTATTTCCTCGCCGGGTCCTTTTCGGAAGCAGCCCTCGCCTTCGAGCAGGTGCTGAAGGAAAACAAGGACGACCAGGTGGCCCACAATTTTTACGGCCGTTCCTTCACGTTTGCTTCGGAGGGCGCGCCAGACAACTGGTCGGGAGTAGAAGAATTCTTCAATAAGTGGTGA